A window of the Falco rusticolus isolate bFalRus1 chromosome 1, bFalRus1.pri, whole genome shotgun sequence genome harbors these coding sequences:
- the BDH2 gene encoding 3-hydroxybutyrate dehydrogenase type 2 isoform X2, producing MGRLDGKIILLSAAAQGIGRAAAIAFAKEGAEVIATDINESKLKELEKYPGIQIRVLDVTKKEQIENLAKEIEKIDVLCNIAGFVHHGTILECEEQDWNFTMNLNVRSMYLMIKTFLPKSSPPDDFGELVKNSDSVLLLQSTDQKVMLKQKSGNIINMSSVASSIKGVVNRCVYSTSKAAVIGLTKSVAADFIEQGIRCNCICPGTVDTPSLQERIQARPNPEQALKDFLARQKTGRMATAEEVAHLFVYLASDESAYVTGNELIIDGGWRL from the exons ATGGGCCGGCTTGATGGGAAAATCATACTactgtctgcagcagcacaggggatCGGGCGAGCAGCTGCTATA GCTTTTGCTAAAGAAGGAGCCGAAGTCATTGCTACAGACATCAATGAGTCTAAGCTGAAAGAACTGGAGAAATATCCAG GCATTCAAATAAGAGTTCTGGATGTTACCAAAAAGGAGCAGATAGAAAATCTGGCCAAGGAGATTGAAAAGATTGATGTTCTCTGTAACATTGCAGG GTTTGTTCATCATGGAACCATTCTGGAGTGTGAGGAGCAAGACTGGAACTTCACTATGAACCTCAATGTTCGCAGCATGTACCTCATGATCAAGACATTCCTTCCTAAG TCTTCACCCCCAGATGACTTCGGAGAGCTAGTGAAAAATTCAGATTCTGTTTTACTACTACAGTCAACAGATCAAAAAGTG ATGCTTAAACAGAAATCTGGAAATATTATAAATATGTCTTCTGTGGCATCCAGCATTAAAG GAGTTGTGAACAGATGTGTATATAGTACTTCAAAGGCAGCAGTTATTGGTCTAACGAAGTCTGTGGCTGCTGATTTCATTGAACAAGGCATCAGATGCAACTGCATATGTCCTG GGACTGTTGACACACCATCTTTACAGGAAAGAATCCAAGCCCGCCCTAACCCAGAACAG GCACTGAAAGACTTTCTAGCCAGACAGAAGACTGGCAGGATGGCTACTGCTGAAGAAGTGGCCCATCTCTTTGTGTACTTGGCCTCTGATGAA TCTGCCTATGTGACTGGAAATGAACTAATCATTGATGGAGGATGGCGCTTGTGA
- the BDH2 gene encoding 3-hydroxybutyrate dehydrogenase type 2 isoform X3 — protein MAEVSSMGRLDGKIILLSAAAQGIGRAAAIAFAKEGAEVIATDINESKLKELEKYPGIQIRVLDVTKKEQIENLAKEIEKIDVLCNIAGFVHHGTILECEEQDWNFTMNLNVRSMYLMIKTFLPKMLKQKSGNIINMSSVASSIKGVVNRCVYSTSKAAVIGLTKSVAADFIEQGIRCNCICPGTVDTPSLQERIQARPNPEQALKDFLARQKTGRMATAEEVAHLFVYLASDESAYVTGNELIIDGGWRL, from the exons ATGGCAGAG GTTAGCAGTATGGGCCGGCTTGATGGGAAAATCATACTactgtctgcagcagcacaggggatCGGGCGAGCAGCTGCTATA GCTTTTGCTAAAGAAGGAGCCGAAGTCATTGCTACAGACATCAATGAGTCTAAGCTGAAAGAACTGGAGAAATATCCAG GCATTCAAATAAGAGTTCTGGATGTTACCAAAAAGGAGCAGATAGAAAATCTGGCCAAGGAGATTGAAAAGATTGATGTTCTCTGTAACATTGCAGG GTTTGTTCATCATGGAACCATTCTGGAGTGTGAGGAGCAAGACTGGAACTTCACTATGAACCTCAATGTTCGCAGCATGTACCTCATGATCAAGACATTCCTTCCTAAG ATGCTTAAACAGAAATCTGGAAATATTATAAATATGTCTTCTGTGGCATCCAGCATTAAAG GAGTTGTGAACAGATGTGTATATAGTACTTCAAAGGCAGCAGTTATTGGTCTAACGAAGTCTGTGGCTGCTGATTTCATTGAACAAGGCATCAGATGCAACTGCATATGTCCTG GGACTGTTGACACACCATCTTTACAGGAAAGAATCCAAGCCCGCCCTAACCCAGAACAG GCACTGAAAGACTTTCTAGCCAGACAGAAGACTGGCAGGATGGCTACTGCTGAAGAAGTGGCCCATCTCTTTGTGTACTTGGCCTCTGATGAA TCTGCCTATGTGACTGGAAATGAACTAATCATTGATGGAGGATGGCGCTTGTGA
- the BDH2 gene encoding 3-hydroxybutyrate dehydrogenase type 2 isoform X1: MAEVSSMGRLDGKIILLSAAAQGIGRAAAIAFAKEGAEVIATDINESKLKELEKYPGIQIRVLDVTKKEQIENLAKEIEKIDVLCNIAGFVHHGTILECEEQDWNFTMNLNVRSMYLMIKTFLPKSSPPDDFGELVKNSDSVLLLQSTDQKVMLKQKSGNIINMSSVASSIKGVVNRCVYSTSKAAVIGLTKSVAADFIEQGIRCNCICPGTVDTPSLQERIQARPNPEQALKDFLARQKTGRMATAEEVAHLFVYLASDESAYVTGNELIIDGGWRL, encoded by the exons ATGGCAGAG GTTAGCAGTATGGGCCGGCTTGATGGGAAAATCATACTactgtctgcagcagcacaggggatCGGGCGAGCAGCTGCTATA GCTTTTGCTAAAGAAGGAGCCGAAGTCATTGCTACAGACATCAATGAGTCTAAGCTGAAAGAACTGGAGAAATATCCAG GCATTCAAATAAGAGTTCTGGATGTTACCAAAAAGGAGCAGATAGAAAATCTGGCCAAGGAGATTGAAAAGATTGATGTTCTCTGTAACATTGCAGG GTTTGTTCATCATGGAACCATTCTGGAGTGTGAGGAGCAAGACTGGAACTTCACTATGAACCTCAATGTTCGCAGCATGTACCTCATGATCAAGACATTCCTTCCTAAG TCTTCACCCCCAGATGACTTCGGAGAGCTAGTGAAAAATTCAGATTCTGTTTTACTACTACAGTCAACAGATCAAAAAGTG ATGCTTAAACAGAAATCTGGAAATATTATAAATATGTCTTCTGTGGCATCCAGCATTAAAG GAGTTGTGAACAGATGTGTATATAGTACTTCAAAGGCAGCAGTTATTGGTCTAACGAAGTCTGTGGCTGCTGATTTCATTGAACAAGGCATCAGATGCAACTGCATATGTCCTG GGACTGTTGACACACCATCTTTACAGGAAAGAATCCAAGCCCGCCCTAACCCAGAACAG GCACTGAAAGACTTTCTAGCCAGACAGAAGACTGGCAGGATGGCTACTGCTGAAGAAGTGGCCCATCTCTTTGTGTACTTGGCCTCTGATGAA TCTGCCTATGTGACTGGAAATGAACTAATCATTGATGGAGGATGGCGCTTGTGA